Proteins from a genomic interval of Terriglobales bacterium:
- a CDS encoding glycosyltransferase: MLNRMEKAPAFKILQVVTRLGVGGAEHGMLNIMAGLQNDGIEQQICTMRGVEPGLMWTDRVKAEVLVAAESASRLRLDVARLVRIFREVRPAIVHSRNWGCLEAVVAARIAGVPVAIHSEHGYELDMLEGMPMRRRLFRAAAFRMAQAVFAVTKDLRDFHAKQAFCPAKRIGVIYNGVNVDKFKPMPDARRDARQELGISSTTCVFGTIGRLVPIKDQQTLLISVANLAGQGMDVAAMIVGDGPLQQELRAIAERHPALQGRAHFTGARTDTPRLLNAMDAFVLPSISEGMSNTLLEALATGLPLVATKVGGNPEVLGNDKCGSVFAPRDIGALSQILAELAGNAERRGVMGGNSRRRAVSTFSLEKMVSSYRDLYWGLAKKHNVLRHSEVSRVRN, from the coding sequence GTGTTGAACAGGATGGAAAAAGCTCCGGCTTTCAAGATCCTGCAAGTGGTTACAAGACTGGGTGTTGGGGGTGCTGAGCACGGCATGCTCAACATCATGGCAGGTCTGCAGAACGACGGAATTGAGCAGCAGATTTGCACGATGCGCGGCGTTGAGCCAGGACTGATGTGGACGGATCGGGTGAAGGCGGAAGTGCTGGTTGCCGCGGAATCCGCATCGCGACTTAGGCTCGATGTGGCGCGACTGGTGAGGATATTTCGAGAGGTCCGCCCCGCTATCGTGCACTCGCGGAATTGGGGCTGTCTGGAAGCTGTGGTGGCCGCTCGAATCGCTGGAGTGCCAGTGGCTATCCATAGTGAACACGGCTATGAACTGGACATGCTCGAGGGCATGCCGATGCGACGGCGGTTGTTTCGGGCCGCGGCATTTCGAATGGCACAGGCGGTATTTGCAGTCACGAAAGATCTGCGAGACTTCCACGCTAAGCAAGCATTTTGTCCGGCAAAGCGGATCGGCGTGATCTACAACGGGGTGAACGTCGATAAGTTCAAGCCTATGCCGGATGCCAGGCGCGATGCCCGGCAGGAGTTGGGAATTAGTTCTACGACGTGCGTCTTTGGAACCATCGGCAGGCTTGTGCCGATCAAGGATCAACAGACGCTGTTGATCTCAGTAGCGAACTTGGCAGGGCAAGGCATGGATGTGGCAGCGATGATCGTGGGAGATGGACCTTTGCAGCAGGAATTGCGTGCTATAGCTGAACGGCACCCCGCGCTGCAGGGGAGGGCCCACTTTACGGGCGCACGGACGGACACACCAAGATTGCTCAACGCGATGGATGCTTTTGTGCTGCCTTCGATCAGTGAGGGGATGTCGAACACGCTCCTCGAAGCGTTAGCCACAGGACTGCCATTGGTTGCGACCAAGGTGGGAGGGAATCCCGAAGTGCTAGGCAACGATAAGTGTGGTTCGGTGTTTGCGCCGAGAGATATTGGAGCACTGAGTCAGATCCTGGCGGAACTCGCTGGCAATGCCGAACGGCGCGGTGTAATGGGCGGAAATTCGCGACGGCGGGCGGTTTCTACATTCAGTTTGGAAAAGATGGTGTCGTCATATCGGGACCTCTACTGGGGGCTTGCGAAGAAGCACAACGTGCTACGTCATAGCGAGGTGTCACGTGTGCGGAATTAG
- a CDS encoding CpsD/CapB family tyrosine-protein kinase, with amino-acid sequence MSRFFSQARKMQPGTENSVSNVSVTDAEKLLEGAQDRIRKSFGPESRNTDSSFASLAGVGGERIAAGLHEFRLEECEQLKVAHLPSAKMFEHDDELTQGVVEAYRGLRTRIARIQATQGLTTLVISSAVKGEGKSYTALNLALCCAQLRNANVLLVDADLRTAGVSRNLAAHERTGLSEVLEGKARYAEAILKTDLSNLFVLPAGTSNVPPPELFASSAWKEFISWTNETFRLVIIDATPVLPLADYDLIAAPCDAVIAIVRPHVTPRELVERAVPRFDKKKFLGVVCNGTEVHNDHRYYYRYYAPGR; translated from the coding sequence ATGAGTAGATTTTTTAGTCAAGCACGGAAGATGCAGCCGGGAACGGAGAACTCCGTCTCGAATGTCAGCGTCACGGATGCCGAGAAGCTTCTGGAGGGCGCGCAGGATCGTATCCGGAAGTCATTTGGACCGGAGTCGCGGAATACCGATTCGAGTTTCGCGTCGCTCGCCGGAGTCGGTGGGGAACGGATCGCCGCAGGCCTGCATGAATTCCGTCTGGAAGAGTGTGAACAATTAAAGGTCGCACATCTGCCTTCCGCCAAGATGTTTGAGCACGACGATGAATTAACGCAAGGTGTCGTGGAAGCGTATCGCGGACTCCGAACCCGCATCGCGAGAATTCAGGCAACTCAGGGTTTGACGACCCTGGTAATCAGCAGCGCCGTGAAGGGCGAAGGCAAGAGCTATACCGCACTGAACCTGGCTCTGTGCTGTGCTCAGTTGCGCAATGCAAACGTGCTCCTGGTTGACGCCGACCTTCGGACCGCGGGCGTTTCTCGCAACTTGGCGGCCCATGAAAGAACCGGCTTGAGCGAAGTCCTCGAGGGCAAGGCCCGGTATGCGGAAGCAATTCTCAAGACCGACCTTTCGAACCTTTTCGTTCTGCCAGCGGGTACATCGAATGTGCCTCCGCCAGAGCTGTTTGCCAGCTCAGCCTGGAAGGAATTCATCTCCTGGACGAATGAGACTTTCCGGCTTGTGATTATCGATGCCACGCCGGTGTTGCCGCTGGCCGATTACGACTTGATTGCGGCGCCTTGCGACGCGGTGATCGCGATTGTGCGTCCGCATGTGACGCCTCGGGAACTCGTGGAAAGGGCAGTGCCGCGTTTCGACAAGAAGAAATTTCTCGGCGTGGTATGTAACGGAACTGAAGTCCACAACGACCACCGCTATTATTACCGGTATTACGCTCCGGGGCGTTAG
- a CDS encoding AAA family ATPase encodes MYLSFYGLKEEPFQLTPDPRFVHLAEPHRDSLVALLGGIIKRKGILLLTGPVGTGKTTLLHTVLEILVQKLTGNERIASALIVNPTLTRDEFLETMLDEFEVACPHTSKPKRMAALIEMLHQYQARGSTSVLIVDEAHLLTPELLQEIRLLSNLDVYREKLLQIVLCGQPELLKVVGSPEMAAIRQRIAVRRELRSLSQSETQAYIMQRLHYAGLRGNSPFTNSAVEAVHKYSRGVPRVINLLCDGALEKGFQSKSSNVGPDLVYDVALGLDVIDVSQPKAEEAVAGNARRSGTPLEILSQALREARQAAGGSDE; translated from the coding sequence ATGTATCTTAGCTTCTACGGACTGAAAGAGGAACCTTTTCAACTGACCCCGGACCCGCGGTTTGTGCATCTCGCGGAACCGCACAGGGATTCGCTTGTTGCTCTGCTGGGAGGGATCATCAAGCGGAAGGGAATTCTCCTGCTTACAGGTCCCGTCGGAACCGGCAAGACAACGCTGTTGCACACGGTCCTTGAGATTCTGGTCCAGAAGCTGACTGGCAACGAAAGAATTGCGTCAGCATTGATCGTAAATCCGACGCTGACTCGCGATGAGTTTCTCGAGACCATGCTCGACGAGTTTGAAGTTGCATGTCCGCATACCTCGAAACCCAAGCGCATGGCTGCTCTGATTGAAATGCTACACCAATATCAGGCACGGGGATCAACGTCGGTGCTCATCGTTGACGAGGCGCACCTGCTCACACCGGAATTGCTCCAGGAGATCCGGTTGCTGAGCAATCTGGATGTGTATCGTGAGAAGTTGTTGCAGATAGTTCTGTGCGGTCAGCCGGAGTTGCTAAAGGTAGTGGGTTCTCCAGAGATGGCGGCGATCCGGCAGCGCATTGCAGTACGCCGGGAGTTGCGTTCTCTTTCGCAGTCGGAGACGCAGGCGTACATCATGCAGCGGCTCCATTATGCAGGATTGCGCGGCAACTCGCCGTTTACAAACAGCGCTGTGGAGGCCGTTCACAAATATTCGCGTGGGGTTCCGCGCGTGATTAATTTGCTTTGTGATGGTGCACTGGAAAAGGGATTCCAAAGTAAATCTTCAAACGTGGGGCCGGACCTGGTGTATGACGTCGCCCTCGGTCTTGATGTAATCGATGTATCGCAGCCGAAGGCTGAAGAAGCAGTCGCGGGAAACGCCCGTCGAAGTGGCACTCCGCTTGAGATATTGAGTCAGGCTTTGCGTGAAGCGCGGCAGGCGGCAGGGGGATCGGATGAGTAG
- a CDS encoding GNVR domain-containing protein translates to MNESRQSNFAFSDLAGGLQLKDYIQVAKRRKRTIILPALAVFVLAVTVTFRLPSTYRAETKILVDPQKVANALVASPQSSVVDRLGLIRQQVLAQSRLKKLIETMNLYPELKGKIGEQEILQKMSDAIDVEMVQTAGMPMNAFRIAYKGNNPVTVAQVTNQLASLFIEENLKDRENKVLGTKNLLEDELEKTRQQLAEKEKEIAKVKSANLMESGDSQSYHIEMLNNLRSQLTATQDRINRAQQQRVYLQSMAATSAPTVDLDQSQSPYRQQLQRLLPQLAELSVRYGPKHPDVVKLQAQVNDLKAKAEQDERNAPAVPTPSEVKKNTRNPVLAAQLQRIDQEIQEQSANQDRIQRQIQDHSAKLGQYPIVQQKLTDLTRDYDTLKAHYTSLLNTKLNNDTVVSIEDRQQGERFVILDPAQVPEKPYSPNRPLIAAASLALGLMLGIGLAIVLELLDGSVRTEKEAETLYGKPVLVGVPRLYSRGEKKRGTIIDISAAAATVVIAAIIGYGIGHITSRML, encoded by the coding sequence GTGAACGAGAGCCGTCAAAGTAATTTCGCATTCTCGGACCTGGCCGGCGGCCTTCAACTGAAGGACTATATTCAGGTCGCCAAGCGCCGTAAGCGGACGATCATCCTGCCTGCGCTCGCAGTGTTTGTGTTGGCGGTGACCGTCACGTTTCGGCTGCCGAGTACATATCGCGCGGAAACCAAGATCCTGGTCGATCCCCAAAAGGTCGCCAACGCCTTGGTGGCGTCGCCGCAGAGCAGCGTAGTGGATCGTCTGGGTCTCATTCGGCAGCAGGTGCTGGCGCAGTCCCGTCTGAAGAAGCTCATTGAGACGATGAATCTGTATCCCGAATTAAAGGGCAAGATCGGGGAACAGGAAATCCTTCAGAAGATGTCGGACGCGATCGACGTGGAGATGGTCCAGACGGCCGGCATGCCGATGAATGCGTTCCGGATCGCATACAAAGGAAACAATCCGGTCACTGTGGCACAGGTGACGAATCAGTTGGCGTCTCTGTTCATTGAAGAGAACCTGAAGGATCGTGAGAATAAGGTCCTAGGCACCAAGAATCTGCTCGAAGATGAACTGGAAAAGACCCGTCAGCAACTCGCGGAAAAAGAGAAGGAGATCGCTAAGGTCAAGTCCGCGAACCTCATGGAGTCCGGTGACTCGCAGTCGTACCACATAGAGATGCTGAACAACCTGCGGTCGCAGTTGACGGCAACGCAGGACCGCATCAATCGGGCACAACAGCAACGGGTATACCTGCAATCGATGGCGGCGACTTCCGCGCCAACGGTTGACCTGGACCAGAGCCAAAGTCCGTACCGGCAGCAGTTGCAGCGACTGCTTCCTCAACTCGCCGAACTTTCCGTTCGTTACGGTCCAAAGCATCCTGACGTCGTGAAATTGCAGGCGCAGGTGAATGACCTGAAGGCGAAGGCAGAACAAGACGAGCGAAATGCTCCTGCTGTCCCCACGCCCTCCGAGGTGAAGAAGAATACGCGCAACCCGGTACTGGCAGCACAGTTACAGCGTATCGACCAGGAAATCCAGGAGCAGTCCGCAAACCAGGACCGCATCCAGCGACAGATTCAGGATCACTCGGCGAAGCTGGGTCAGTACCCAATCGTTCAGCAGAAGCTAACGGACCTGACTCGCGACTACGACACGCTGAAAGCCCACTACACTTCTTTACTGAACACGAAACTTAACAACGATACCGTAGTCTCCATTGAGGACCGCCAGCAGGGAGAGCGTTTTGTCATCCTCGATCCGGCACAAGTTCCAGAAAAACCCTATTCGCCGAACCGTCCATTGATTGCGGCGGCATCGCTGGCATTAGGGCTGATGTTGGGCATCGGCCTGGCTATCGTTCTGGAACTTCTGGATGGCTCCGTCCGGACCGAAAAGGAAGCGGAGACTCTCTACGGAAAGCCAGTTTTGGTTGGTGTCCCACGCCTGTATAGCAGGGGTGAAAAGAAGCGGGGCACGATCATTGATATCAGCGCTGCCGCGGCGACGGTGGTCATTGCCGCGATTATCGGTTACGGAATAGGCCACATTACGTCACGGATGCTTTAG
- a CDS encoding polysaccharide biosynthesis/export family protein has translation MKTVIKLAFVALFALGMASAQENQGFSSSKKSSPAPKEVASSDANAPAAAQSVPEPPVDEADVYRIGIEDDLQVSVWREPELSVQVTVRPDGMITMPLLNDIKVTGLTTKELQAQLIEKLKAYVTEPQVTVIVRGIKSRKVYLMGQVTHPGAVQLNSRKTVLQLLAEVGGLGPFAKDNMYVLRTENGQSKKIPFSYKKMLKGDMKDDIVLQPGDVIVAP, from the coding sequence GTGAAAACTGTAATCAAATTAGCGTTTGTTGCGTTGTTTGCGCTGGGTATGGCCAGTGCACAAGAGAATCAAGGGTTCAGTTCTTCGAAGAAGTCGAGTCCAGCTCCCAAGGAAGTTGCCAGTTCCGATGCCAACGCACCGGCAGCCGCCCAGAGCGTTCCGGAACCGCCAGTCGACGAAGCGGATGTGTATCGGATCGGCATTGAAGACGATCTTCAGGTTTCAGTCTGGCGGGAACCAGAACTTTCGGTGCAGGTGACTGTAAGGCCAGACGGCATGATCACAATGCCGCTCCTAAACGACATCAAGGTCACCGGGCTGACAACCAAAGAACTGCAAGCGCAATTGATTGAGAAGTTGAAAGCTTATGTGACCGAACCGCAAGTAACGGTCATCGTGCGTGGCATCAAGAGTCGGAAGGTTTACTTGATGGGGCAAGTCACTCATCCAGGTGCCGTGCAACTGAACAGCCGTAAAACCGTCCTTCAACTCCTGGCTGAGGTTGGCGGATTGGGGCCGTTTGCGAAGGACAATATGTATGTTCTTCGAACGGAGAATGGTCAAAGTAAGAAGATCCCGTTCAGCTATAAAAAAATGCTGAAGGGCGACATGAAAGACGACATAGTGCTTCAGCCTGGGGACGTAATCGTAGCGCCGTAG
- a CDS encoding Ig-like domain-containing protein, whose product MKCARSKKLLLFHFLLLLTFALAGCAGGGGGTGPSRGISQPGVPNISNVSTTNVAITTATVTWTTDTATTSQVEFGTSASYGSSSPADNALVTSHSVSLSGLTAGALYHYRVRSKDSGGSEAVSPDATFQTVLNVDTTPPTVSVVAPGNGTTVNGTISLSSQASDNSGIKSVRFLIDGNPFGATLTTLPYDVSWDTTTVANGTHTISATATDYAGNATNAAVVTVTVQNNLSGGGDTSPPNVIITSPVGGSTVAGTLNMIATAADNTGVIGVQFLLDGTNFGSEVTSPPYTKSWNTTLNTNGAHRVEARARDAAGNVGSAVVQVAVDNTVPPGPDTTKPTVQIVAPGNGANVTGTIMVTALATDNIGVASVQFQVDGTNSGAAVTTSPYNFVLDTTKLPNGSHTIGAIAKDASNNSGTTSISVNVANGVVLDTTPPAIQITAPASGASLTGTVTISATASDNVAVGGVQFKVDGANVGSEVTASPFQTSLNTASLTNGNHTISATARDTSNNTTSVNVSVTVSNTTTNDTTPPTVQVTSPSAGATLTGTTTLSAAASDNVAIAGVQFDVDGTNIGSEVTTAPYQVSLNTGTITNASHTIRATARDTSNNTATANVSVTVSNSSPGSDLFQTQCLNDPNIVRCYGFDGPIPQGTDASVGPVVSSTGGVYQATFDSTRATSGAGSLKFRIPSSANANTSGAFHVDFSDDPYPIQFGPTSPAGNEFYIQWRQYMPTEMITMKPYLGGGFKHAIINMGNARSGTEVNTPYTCADMEITIQRYYHQPFLNVYHSCGKKDNTYQPLQPNAGSYDYLLQNAIGCRFTDGIGCFDYAADQWMTFQIHVKTGEDYVNDRNYRHDSTFELWLAEEGKPSQLVISMTDYDFLQHDLSGNWPYPATWWTTNGLVPRYGKIWFLPYETGRCPATFNINSISRSNGTVTVTSASHATQNGYCLSIGDSITIAGVSDSTFNGTFNVTSVDSDTVITYSQSGANSVSGSGTMTGAKLVMPDTATWYDSLVVSKRRLPDPGVQVPNAPDSLMVTNDGTKNTLTWRDNSDVYGSTAATGFVIERCQGYTNLNCYYDQTKFAVVGTVGTVNSWSDPNGSASIAYTYRVKATNGSGASAYSNAAMNVPGAVGNVTAVANSSSQVTVSWTQTPPANQISYTVERCTGGYLACDMTASNYVVLSSTVPANSSTFVDNTVAGGTTYTYRVLSVGKAGSYKSWGEKYYYNTSYGGASLKSQVTTP is encoded by the coding sequence ATGAAGTGCGCACGCTCGAAGAAGTTACTTCTGTTTCATTTCCTCTTATTGCTTACATTCGCACTAGCCGGTTGTGCTGGTGGCGGCGGCGGAACCGGGCCTAGTCGCGGTATTTCACAACCTGGCGTACCTAACATCTCGAATGTTTCGACGACGAATGTCGCCATAACGACTGCGACCGTTACGTGGACTACCGATACTGCGACTACCTCCCAAGTCGAGTTCGGAACTTCAGCAAGTTATGGATCTTCGAGCCCAGCCGACAATGCTCTGGTTACATCGCATTCGGTTTCACTCAGCGGGCTGACGGCAGGCGCGCTGTATCACTACCGGGTACGCTCGAAAGACTCCGGCGGGTCCGAGGCCGTGAGTCCCGACGCTACGTTTCAAACCGTCCTCAATGTCGACACGACTCCGCCAACCGTTTCGGTCGTGGCGCCTGGGAATGGCACGACGGTCAACGGCACGATCAGCTTATCTTCCCAGGCGTCGGACAACTCAGGCATCAAGTCCGTGCGTTTCCTGATAGACGGAAATCCGTTTGGCGCAACGTTGACGACGCTGCCATATGACGTGAGCTGGGATACGACTACCGTTGCGAATGGTACTCATACGATCAGCGCAACAGCTACGGATTACGCAGGGAATGCCACGAACGCGGCTGTCGTGACCGTGACGGTTCAGAACAATCTCTCAGGTGGAGGGGATACCTCGCCGCCGAACGTGATCATCACCTCTCCGGTTGGTGGAAGCACAGTCGCCGGGACACTGAACATGATCGCGACGGCCGCAGACAACACCGGAGTAATAGGAGTGCAGTTCCTCCTTGACGGTACGAACTTCGGATCAGAAGTTACAAGTCCGCCCTACACAAAGAGCTGGAACACGACTTTGAACACGAATGGTGCGCATCGCGTTGAAGCGCGGGCGAGAGACGCTGCCGGGAATGTCGGCAGTGCGGTAGTGCAGGTAGCTGTGGACAACACGGTTCCTCCAGGGCCGGATACAACGAAGCCAACCGTGCAGATTGTTGCACCTGGCAACGGCGCTAACGTCACAGGAACGATCATGGTGACGGCGCTCGCCACGGACAATATTGGCGTGGCCAGTGTGCAGTTCCAGGTGGATGGTACGAACTCAGGCGCAGCGGTTACCACTTCGCCCTATAACTTCGTCCTGGATACGACAAAGTTACCGAACGGCAGCCACACGATTGGAGCAATCGCAAAGGACGCGAGCAATAATTCAGGCACCACCAGTATTTCGGTCAATGTAGCGAATGGCGTGGTTCTCGATACAACACCGCCTGCGATCCAAATCACGGCTCCAGCGTCCGGCGCATCGCTGACGGGAACAGTTACCATCAGTGCAACCGCATCAGACAACGTGGCTGTGGGTGGTGTCCAGTTCAAGGTTGACGGAGCGAATGTGGGCAGTGAAGTGACTGCGTCGCCATTCCAGACATCGCTAAATACTGCCTCCCTGACAAACGGCAATCACACGATTTCCGCGACGGCGAGAGACACGAGCAACAACACGACATCGGTAAACGTATCGGTAACAGTTTCCAATACTACAACCAACGATACGACGCCCCCAACAGTCCAGGTCACGAGTCCGTCTGCGGGAGCGACACTAACAGGAACGACAACTCTGAGCGCCGCTGCCAGCGATAACGTAGCAATCGCAGGGGTTCAATTCGATGTAGATGGCACGAACATCGGCTCAGAAGTGACGACGGCGCCGTATCAGGTTTCGTTGAATACGGGAACGATCACGAATGCTTCGCACACGATTCGTGCGACCGCCCGCGACACCAGCAATAACACGGCTACCGCAAACGTAAGCGTCACAGTCTCGAACTCTTCGCCCGGCAGCGACCTTTTCCAAACACAGTGCCTGAACGATCCCAACATCGTAAGGTGCTACGGGTTCGATGGGCCGATCCCGCAGGGAACGGATGCGTCGGTGGGTCCGGTTGTTTCATCGACGGGGGGCGTCTATCAAGCGACGTTTGATAGCACCCGTGCGACATCTGGTGCTGGATCGCTCAAATTCAGGATTCCCTCCAGCGCGAATGCGAATACGTCGGGGGCTTTCCACGTAGACTTCTCGGACGACCCATATCCAATTCAGTTTGGACCGACAAGTCCTGCTGGGAACGAGTTTTACATCCAGTGGAGGCAGTACATGCCTACTGAGATGATCACGATGAAACCGTATCTCGGAGGAGGGTTCAAGCACGCCATTATCAACATGGGCAACGCTCGGTCAGGAACGGAAGTAAATACACCGTACACCTGTGCCGATATGGAGATCACGATTCAGCGGTATTACCATCAACCGTTTCTGAACGTGTATCACTCATGTGGGAAGAAGGATAATACCTACCAGCCGCTGCAACCGAACGCTGGTTCCTATGACTATCTTCTGCAGAATGCAATCGGGTGCAGATTTACCGATGGAATAGGTTGCTTCGACTATGCGGCCGATCAGTGGATGACCTTCCAGATTCACGTTAAGACGGGTGAAGACTACGTCAACGACCGCAATTACAGGCATGACAGTACATTCGAATTGTGGTTGGCTGAGGAGGGCAAGCCTTCGCAACTGGTCATTAGTATGACGGATTACGACTTCCTCCAGCACGATCTGTCGGGAAACTGGCCTTATCCCGCCACGTGGTGGACGACCAACGGATTAGTTCCTCGTTATGGAAAAATTTGGTTCTTGCCGTATGAGACGGGGAGATGCCCGGCCACTTTCAATATCAATTCTATCAGTCGCTCGAACGGTACTGTAACTGTGACGTCTGCCAGTCATGCTACTCAGAATGGCTATTGCCTTAGCATTGGAGACTCCATCACCATCGCAGGTGTCAGCGACTCCACGTTCAACGGCACTTTTAATGTTACATCGGTTGACAGCGACACGGTCATCACCTACAGCCAGAGTGGCGCCAACTCAGTTTCGGGCTCAGGGACAATGACCGGGGCCAAGTTGGTTATGCCCGACACGGCGACGTGGTATGACAGCCTTGTCGTATCGAAGAGAAGGTTGCCGGATCCCGGGGTACAGGTCCCTAACGCCCCCGACTCGCTGATGGTCACAAACGATGGCACGAAAAATACGCTTACCTGGCGCGATAATTCCGATGTTTACGGTTCCACGGCAGCAACTGGATTTGTGATCGAACGGTGCCAAGGGTATACCAATTTGAATTGCTACTATGACCAAACTAAGTTCGCTGTAGTTGGTACAGTGGGCACCGTGAATAGTTGGTCGGATCCAAATGGTAGCGCTAGCATCGCATACACCTATCGAGTAAAAGCGACGAACGGCTCAGGGGCGTCCGCGTACAGTAACGCGGCAATGAACGTGCCTGGCGCGGTAGGAAATGTCACAGCGGTCGCGAACTCTTCCAGTCAAGTGACCGTATCGTGGACGCAAACCCCTCCTGCTAATCAAATTAGTTACACGGTCGAGCGCTGTACAGGTGGCTATTTGGCTTGTGATATGACTGCCTCGAACTACGTCGTGTTGAGTTCGACCGTTCCTGCCAACTCGTCAACTTTCGTAGACAACACGGTTGCGGGAGGAACTACCTACACCTACCGAGTTTTGTCCGTCGGCAAGGCAGGTAGTTACAAATCTTGGGGCGAGAAGTATTACTACAACACCAGCTACGGTGGAGCCTCGCTGAAATCGCAGGTCACTACTCCGTAA
- the asnB gene encoding asparagine synthase (glutamine-hydrolyzing), producing the protein MCGIFGALYFHQPAPTELMPKMGDIITHRGPDDHGYFVRGPLAMGMRRLSIIDVSGGHQPICNEDKSVWVILNGEIFNFPELRKRLEDNGHRFTTHTDTEVLVHLYEEEGDDFVKSLRGMFAYALWDQRRSVLLIGRDRLGKKPLYVRRESNRILFASEMKSILADESVPREVDPESLDEYLGLGYVPAPFTMLKGIEKVLPGHYLRIDASGAVSDHEYWDVRFDGIEHHAEQEWIERVRAKFLESVKIRLISDVPLGAFLSGGIDSSAIVGAMAHIVSQPVKTYSIGFGGEDSFYNELPYARIVANKYHTEHHEIIVKPDVAELLPKLIWHMDEPIADSAFVTTFLVSELARKSVTVILSGVGGDELFGGYRRYLGDNLHRYYRHVPRPLRSAFRGLLNALPQDRHRNWTNNIRYASGFANAAEMDPASRYMSFITVFSPAMKHELLPSSRGSKRSSELLKQYFARVPGADPLDQNIYVDLKTSLADDLLALTDKMSMAASIECRAPFLDHELVELTARMPSNLKVRGFTMKYLLKKVVQPWVPDEILHRKKRGFGAPMGAWLKNSLESLVHDTLSADAIRSRGFFDPGVVQKTVDDHRQSRADHTDHLLSLITFELWCRIYLDGKVPSGAGEIPSQLAMKS; encoded by the coding sequence ATGTGCGGCATTTTTGGGGCGCTCTATTTCCATCAACCTGCGCCCACTGAACTCATGCCCAAGATGGGGGACATCATTACCCATCGTGGCCCCGACGACCACGGCTACTTCGTGCGTGGTCCGCTTGCTATGGGCATGCGCCGTCTCAGCATCATCGACGTATCGGGCGGTCATCAGCCGATCTGCAACGAAGACAAGTCGGTTTGGGTGATCCTGAATGGCGAAATTTTCAATTTCCCGGAGCTTCGCAAACGACTGGAGGACAACGGCCATCGGTTCACAACTCACACCGATACCGAAGTACTTGTACATCTGTACGAGGAAGAGGGCGACGACTTTGTAAAGAGCCTCCGCGGGATGTTTGCTTATGCCCTCTGGGATCAGCGCCGCTCTGTCCTTCTTATCGGACGCGACCGCCTCGGCAAAAAGCCGCTCTACGTACGTCGCGAGTCCAACCGAATCCTCTTCGCCTCGGAAATGAAATCAATTCTTGCCGATGAGTCCGTACCGCGGGAAGTGGATCCGGAATCGCTCGACGAATACCTGGGACTGGGTTACGTGCCCGCACCGTTCACGATGCTCAAGGGCATCGAGAAAGTCTTGCCCGGGCACTATCTTCGCATCGACGCTTCTGGCGCAGTGTCTGACCACGAATACTGGGACGTTCGTTTCGACGGGATTGAACATCACGCTGAGCAGGAATGGATCGAACGCGTCCGTGCCAAATTTCTCGAGTCCGTCAAGATTCGCCTGATCAGTGACGTGCCTCTCGGCGCTTTCCTTAGCGGTGGTATCGATTCGAGCGCAATCGTCGGCGCCATGGCCCACATCGTTTCCCAGCCGGTAAAGACCTATTCAATAGGTTTCGGAGGCGAAGACAGTTTTTACAACGAGCTTCCCTACGCTCGAATCGTCGCCAACAAGTACCACACCGAGCATCACGAGATCATTGTTAAGCCCGACGTTGCGGAGTTACTGCCCAAACTGATCTGGCACATGGACGAACCGATCGCCGACTCCGCCTTCGTGACCACGTTTCTGGTCTCGGAACTCGCGCGCAAAAGTGTAACGGTGATTCTATCCGGAGTCGGTGGAGACGAACTCTTTGGTGGGTATCGGCGCTATCTCGGAGACAACCTGCACCGTTACTACCGCCATGTCCCGCGCCCATTGCGTTCGGCATTTCGCGGTCTGCTCAACGCTCTGCCACAGGATCGCCATCGCAACTGGACCAACAACATTCGCTACGCCTCCGGGTTTGCCAATGCCGCCGAGATGGATCCGGCGTCCCGGTACATGAGCTTCATCACCGTGTTCTCTCCGGCGATGAAGCACGAACTCCTTCCTTCGAGCAGAGGGTCGAAACGCAGTTCCGAACTGTTGAAACAGTATTTCGCCCGCGTGCCCGGTGCCGATCCGCTGGATCAGAACATTTACGTCGACCTTAAAACGTCACTGGCGGATGATCTCCTTGCTCTCACCGACAAGATGAGCATGGCTGCCTCCATCGAGTGCCGCGCACCCTTCCTCGACCATGAACTGGTTGAACTTACGGCGCGCATGCCTTCGAACCTGAAGGTTCGCGGATTCACGATGAAGTACCTACTTAAAAAAGTGGTGCAGCCCTGGGTGCCCGACGAGATTCTCCACCGAAAGAAACGCGGCTTTGGCGCCCCGATGGGTGCATGGCTGAAGAACTCGCTGGAAAGCCTGGTGCACGACACGCTGTCCGCCGATGCAATCAGGAGTCGCGGCTTTTTCGATCCCGGCGTGGTTCAGAAGACGGTTGACGATCACCGACAATCACGCGCTGACCACACTGATCACCTGCTCTCGCTCATCACCTTTGAGCTGTGGTGCCGCATTTATCTGGATGGAAAGGTTCCTTCCGGAGCGGGAGAAATCCCGTCGCAGTTGGCGATGAAATCCTAG